From the Penicillium oxalicum strain HP7-1 chromosome V, whole genome shotgun sequence genome, one window contains:
- a CDS encoding putative T-complex protein 1 subunit eta: MAFNGQTPTIVVLKEGTDASQGKGQIISNINACVAVQSTVKSTLGPYGGDLLLVDSNGKQTITNDGATVMKLLDIVHPAARILTDIARSQDAEVGDGTTSVVVLAGEILKEVRDLVEQGVSSQTIIKGLRRAGSMAVNKVKEIAVDIIDSAGSEEKKIETLRRLAATAMNSKLIKRNSDFFTKMVVDAVLSLDQDDLNEKLIGVKKVTGGGLQDSLFVNGVAFKKTFSYAGFEQQPKFFKDPKIVCLNVELELKSEKDNAEVRVEQVSEYQAIVDAEWQIIFNKLEAIYKTGAKVVLSKLPIGDLATQYFADRDIFCAGRVASDDMDRVCQATGAATQSTCSDIQDRHLGTCGAFEERQIGGERFNLFSECPAAKTCTLVLRGGAEQFIAEVDRSLHDAIMIVKRALRNTTIVAGGGATEMELSSYLHGYADRNVPHKQQAVVKAFAKALEVIPRQLCDNAGFDATDILNRLRVEHRKNNLWAGVDFDNEGVRDNMAAFVWEPSLVKVNAIQAAVEAACLILSVDETITDTGKPTENEESAQPGGPAGGLPPGAAQRALRGRGRGMPRRG; the protein is encoded by the exons ATGGCCTTTAACGGCCAAACACCAACGATTGTTGTGCTGAAGGAAG GCACCGATGCTTCCCAGGGTAAAGGccagatcatctccaacatcAACGCCTGCGTTGCTGTGCAGTCCACAGTCAAGAGCACCTTGGGTCCCTACGGTGGTGATCTCTTGCTTGTTGACAGCAATGGCAAGCAAACCATCACCAATGATGGCGCAACTGTGATGAAG CTGCTCGACATTGTGCATCCGGCCGCTCGAATCCTCACGGACATTGCCCGATCCCAAGATGCCGAGGTTGGTGATGGAACAACCTCCGTGGTGGTTCTTGCTGGTGAGATTCTCAAGGAGGTTCGCGATCTGGTTGAGCAGGGCGTCAGTTCGCAGACCATCATCAAGGGTCTTCGACGAGCGGGCTCCATGGCCGTGAACAAGGTCAAAGAGATCGCGGTGGATATCATTGACTCGGCAGgaagcgaggagaagaagattgagacTCTTCGTCGGCTAGCAGCGACCGCCATGAACAGCAAGCTCATCAAGCGCAATTCGGATTTCTTCACAAAGA TGGTCGTGGATGCTGTCCTCTCACTGGATCAGGATGACCTGAACGAGAAGTTGATCGGCGTGAAGAAGGTGACCGGTGGTGGTCTGCAGGACTCTCTCTTCGTCAACGGTGTGGCTTTCAAGAAGACCTTCTCTTATGCCGGATTTGAGCAGCAGCCCAAGTTCTTCAAGGACCCTAAAATTGTGTGCCTCAACGTTGAGTTGGAGCTGAAGAGCGAGAAGGACAATGCGGAAGTCCGCGTTGAGCAAGTATCGGAATACCAAGCGATTGTCGATGCCGAGTGGCAGATCATCTTCAACAAGCTGGAGGCCATCTACAAGACCGGGGCCAAGGTGGTTCTGAGCAAATTGCCCATTGGAGACCTTGCTACCCA ATACTTCGCCGACCGTGACATCTTTTGTGCTGGCCGTGTGGCTTCCGACGATATGGACCGTGTCTGCCAGGCCACTGGTGCAGCAACCCAATCCACATGCAGCGACATCCAGGACCGCCACCTGGGTACCTGTGGTGCTTTCGAGGAGCGCCAGATTGGTGGAGAGCGCTTCAACCTGTTCTCCGAGTGCCCGGCTGCCAAGACGTGTACTTTGGTCCTGCGTGGTGGTGCTGAGCAGTTTATCGCCGAGGTTGACCGAAGTCTGCACGACGCGATCATGATTGTGAAGCGTGCCCTGCGCAACACTACGATTGtcgctggtggtggtgctaCTGAGATGGAACTGTCCAGCTACTTGCACGGCTATGCTGACCGCAATGTGCCTCACAAGCAGCAGGCCGTTGTGAAGGCATTTGCCAAGGCTCTCGAGGTCATTCCCCGCCAGCTTTGTGATAACGCTGGCTTTGACGCCACAGATATTCTCAACCGACTGCGTGTTGAGCACCGTAAGAACAACCTGTGGGCGGGTGTGGACTTTGACAACGAGGGTGTTCGAGACAACATGGCCGCCTTTGTTTGGGAGCCTAGCTTGGTCAAGGTCAATGCGATCCAAGCCGCTGTGGAGGCTGCTTGCTTGATTTTGAGTGTGGACGAGACGATCA CTGACACAGGGAAACCAACAGAGAACGAGGAGTCTGCCCAGCCCGGCGGTCCCGCGGGTGGTCTTCCTCCCGGTGCTGCTCAGCGGGCTCTCCGTGGTCGTGGCCGCGGAATGCCTCGTCGTGGATAA